Within the Trueperella pyogenes genome, the region CTGAGAACGAGATCGCCACTAGGTCCGCCGAGACGGCGCGCGAGCTGAGCGAGAAGGCCGCCCAACTGCGTGCCCGTGCCGAAGAAATGGTGTCCGCTGCCGAACAGGAGGCTCAGGACGCCGAAGCCCGAGTCGTCGATGCCATCAAGCGCGCCGAGGAACTCTCTTCCTCCTCGCACTCGGAAGCCAACACGATCCTCACTGAGGCTCGCGACGAGGCTGCCGCGATCCTCGAGGCCGCCCGCGAGGAAGCCGACCGCATCCGCGACGCCGCACACACCGCCGCCGATAACGAGCGCAAGGCCGCCGAGGAACACATCGCTTCCCTGCGTGAACAGCGCGAGTCCCTGCAGTCCTATCTGGAGGATATGCGCTCGATGCTGGCCTCCTCCAAGCATTCGATCGTGCTTGACGAGATCGTGGACGCGGCGGAGAAGAACTCCTGAGTTTGCCTACGCGTGTGGCAAAGGCAATAGTTATACGCCGTCGCTTCCAAGCCCACCGAGGAGCAGATAAATGGATCGGACCATCCGCTCTAGTCACTTAGGCAAGCGTATCGATGCCAGCGTTATCTTAGCAGCGGCTCTGGGGCTCGCCGGCTTTGCAGCCTTCGCCGATATCGTGTCTGCCGCATTATTGGCAGGCGCGGGTCTAGTTGCCGGATTGGCTCTATTCGCGCTACCGCGACTCATCGCCGTGGGCTCCGCTCTTGTCGTGCACAACCCCACCAGCGTGACCACCATACCGTAGGTCCAGCTCAAAGGCGCTACCGTCGCCTTCTACCTGCCCACACGTGGCGTAGAAATCGCGCAAGATATTGGCCAGCTCGGCAGGCTTCTCGTCCGCGGCGAAGTGGCCTACGCCCTCGATCTCCCTGATATGTGGCTGGGCGGTGCGCAGCGCAAGCCTCATGTAGCCCTCTAACGAGGCGGTTGGGTCCTCCGTGCCGCGGATGAAATACACCGGGCCATCTACCAGCGCGACGGCGTCCGAGCGGTCCACCCGGTTGGCCATCGCACGCTGAATCCAGGCGAGGCCCTCGTTGGGCAGTGCGCGCAAGCGCGCATCGAGCGAGTCGCGAATCGCCTGTGGGGCGTCCGGACCGACCATCGTCGTCGTCCAGTCTTTGACCATCTCATAGCCACGCCCCTCGTCGGCGTGGGCTGCCACGTTGCGCCGGAAAGCCTTCCGGTCGGCGTCGTCGGAGGTAATGTTCGTGTCCATGAGCGCCAACCCCGCCACGAGATCAGGGTGCGTGGCTGTGAAGTCTGCCGCAACTGAGCCGCCCATCGACAGTCCGCCTAGTGCGATGCGCGTAATGCCGAGTTCGTCGAGGCGAGTCTTGATCGCCGCCACGAACGTGCTCGTGTTCGGCTCACCCGCAGTAAACTGCGCGCTCAGCTCGGTTCGCCCAAAGCCGGGGGCATCGAATGTGAGGATATCGATGTCAGTTAGCTCGCTACGCACGGCGTCCCACATCGTCGAATCCAGCGGCAACGCGTGCAGAAGCACAAGTGGAAGGTCAGATACTGGGCCAGTTCTACGGTAAGCAATCATGGCACTACGCTACCACCACGTGCCCAACGCATGGCGGCCTTTTGCCCTCCAGCAGGCCGTGTGCCAATGTCTACGGGCCTCCTGACCAGCCTGGGCGCCGAACCAGCTGTCCTCCGTCCACGCCACCACGTGTGCTTCACCGACGCGGATGGCCCCATGACACCCTGGGCAGAGGTACTCCTTGGCGGCGGCACGGATCTTGTGAACCTTGAACTCCATGCCGTTGTCCGCAGTCTCGACGTGCGTGTAGTTCATGAGCCCTCCGGATTGAGCGGCCTGACAACGCGTTCGTATTTGTTACGACGCCGCATCAGAACAGCCGATCCTCCGGCCGATCCACGCCACGCATCGCGTCGTAGTCGAGCACTATGCATTCGATACCGCGGTCTTCTGCCAGCACCCGAGCCTGCGGTTTGATCTCTTGGGCGGCGAAGATGCCCCGGATCGGGCGCAAGGTGGAATCCCTCTCCAACAGGCTGAGGTAGCGCGTAAGCTGCTCGACGCCGTCCACTCCCCCGCGCCGTTTGACCTCGACAGCGATGTGCCGGCCTTCCGAATCGGTGACCAAGAGATCCACCGGGCCGATGGCGGTTGGGTATTCGCGGCGCACCAGTCGCGTGCCTGCCCCAGGATTTCGGTTGCTCGGCGAGCAAGCGCTGCAGATGAGCCTCCACGCCGTCTTTGAGGAGGCCAGGCTCAATACCCAGGTCGGTGCTGATATCTTCGTGGATATCGTGGATGTGGATAATGAGCGCGTCGTCCATCTTGGCGTGCTCAACTCGCCAATTCTCGACAATGCCCAGCTCAGCCTCAGCTTGCTCCGGTTCTTCCACACGCATCGAGCACGGCGGGGGACATCCAG harbors:
- a CDS encoding ATP/GTP-binding protein, giving the protein MNYTHVETADNGMEFKVHKIRAAAKEYLCPGCHGAIRVGEAHVVAWTEDSWFGAQAGQEARRHWHTACWRAKGRHALGTWW
- a CDS encoding alpha/beta fold hydrolase, with translation MIAYRRTGPVSDLPLVLLHALPLDSTMWDAVRSELTDIDILTFDAPGFGRTELSAQFTAGEPNTSTFVAAIKTRLDELGITRIALGGLSMGGSVAADFTATHPDLVAGLALMDTNITSDDADRKAFRRNVAAHADEGRGYEMVKDWTTTMVGPDAPQAIRDSLDARLRALPNEGLAWIQRAMANRVDRSDAVALVDGPVYFIRGTEDPTASLEGYMRLALRTAQPHIREIEGVGHFAADEKPAELANILRDFYATCGQVEGDGSAFELDLRYGGHAGGVVHDKSGAHGDESR
- a CDS encoding endonuclease NucS domain-containing protein, giving the protein MRREYPTAIGPVDLLVTDSEGRHIAVEVKRRGGVDGVEQLTRYLSLLERDSTLRPIRGIFAAQEIKPQARVLAEDRGIECIVLDYDAMRGVDRPEDRLF